The Mucilaginibacter sp. PAMB04168 genome contains the following window.
CTATTAAGCCATTTTATTTAGATCATCTTTTTAAAAATTATGAGTATGACAAAATATTATACTTAGATCCAGACATGGTTGTTTATGACAACCTTGATTATTTATATGAGCAGCTAGATACTTACGATGCCATTTTAACACCACATATTATAAAACCTTACGTTGAGTATGAGGGAGCAACATCGGAAGAGGAACTGCTTTTTGTTGGCATATATAATTTAGGTTTTTTTGGAGTAAGAAGAGGAGAGGTAGGCAATACCATTATACAATGGTGGAAAGCTAAGTTAACCGACCAATGTTTTGCAGACAAAGCTGATGCATTACATGTAGACCAGCGGTGGATGGATTTTCTGCCTTCTTTATATGGAAGTAATGTAGGTATCTTACGGCATCCGGGCGTAAATACTGCATTTTGGAATATGCATGAACGCGAATTCACTGATGTTGATGGAAAGTATTTTGTTGATGGCCAGCCGCTATTAGTTTATCATTTTTCGGGTTTAGTCCCCGAAGAATATCATAAGTTGTGCCGTAAGCAAACCAAATATAGTTTGGATAACAAACCAGAATATACTCGTTTGTTCAAAGAATATGTAGATTTAATGAACGAAAAGTGTGGTTTGCAAGCGCATAAAGATATGCACTACACCTATTCATCCTATAAAAATGGGGTGTACATTGTACCTTATCAAAGAAGATTATATAGAGGCATCTTAAATCAAAAATCTCATAACTTTGCTAATCCATTCGAAATTGGGAAAAACTCATTCTACGAACTATTGGATAATAATAAATTATTAATAATAGATGATAATGCCAAGTATGCAAAGCTACAAAAGTCTTTTCCGAATTATAAGGCTATGTTTGAAAAAGCCAATAAAGGTTTGAAGGTTCTTAAAAAGCTAATTGGCATAAAAAGATATTACATGATAATGCGTTATCTAGGAGTACAATCTAGGTTTGAAGAACAAATGTTCTTGTTTGAAAAAAATGGTTAAAATAGGAATAGATGGCAGAGTATTTAACAAACCGTTAACAGGCGTTGGTAAATACGTGACGCAGCTTTTAAACAGGATCAATGAAGTAGCAAAATATGAAACTACATTTTATATATACAATAATAATAAAGACATTGATTTATCGGAATGTAGGTTTAAGCATGTATTAAGAGTTGATGAAAGAGGTTTCGCCCAAAAGATGAAACCTGTTGTATGGCTAAAGTTCTTTTCTAAATCGTGTATAAATGCCGATGAATTAGACTATTTTATAGGTGGTGCTGGTTTCTTACCGCATTTAAGTAGTAATATAAAAACCATAGTTGTTGTCCATGACTTCAACCATATTATAGTTCCGGCTACTATGACCTTTACGCAGAAAATAGCTCATCAGCTATTTTACAAGAGTGACGTTAAAAAAGCCGACTATGTGATCGTAAACTCACAGGGTACATTTGATAAAACAATTAAATATTTCAAAAAAACGCCAGATATCATAGTTAATCCAGCAGTTGATTCTGTGTATAAAAAGTTAGACATCGAACTTGTAACCGGTCGGTTGAAAGAATTGACGATAAGCAAACCTTATTTATTGGCAGTTGCAACGTTAGAACCAAGGAAAAATCTAGGTAATTTAGTAAGGGCGTTTATAAAACTGAGAAGTGAAAACTACTTAAAAGAACATAAGCTTGTACTCGTTGGTAAGTTTGGTTGGAAAAATGAAGAAATTAGACACTTAATAAATCAAAACAAAGATATAATCCAGCACTTGGGGTATTTAAGTAATAAGGATTTAGCAGTGTTGTACAACGGTGCATCTTTATTTGTATTTCCTTCTGTTTATGAAGGCTACGGTATGCCTGTTGCAGAAGCGTTAGCATGCCGAACCCAATCGATTACCACTAACATCTCAGAATTAGTTGAAGCTTCAAAAGGCCAAGCCTCGTACATCGGAAACGTAAGTGACATAAACTCCATTTGTAAAGCAATTTTGAATGCCTTTGATAGTCCTCCAAAACAAATCATCATGACCGGCATAAATGAAGATAGCAATGCAGATTTTTGTAATGTTGTTTCCAGTTGGTTTAATTTAATATAGCACAACGCAATGTTGAGAGGATTAAGAACTATTTGCAAAAGAAATGAGTCACATGCCACGATTCTTATAGGTATACTTTATTTAGAACAAGTATCTTATTTTAAAATGCCGATTAAAATCATCAGAATAGTAATTAACAAGTATTTGTTTCATGTGAAAGTTAATCTTAATAGCTTAAAAAAAAATGCATTAAGGAAGTTAACGTTTCCTCATCAGTTCTCCTTTATTATACATCGGCTGGCCGTAATTGATGTTAATAGTGATATTTCTGAGAATGTT
Protein-coding sequences here:
- a CDS encoding glycosyltransferase, coding for MGRKVVFTIAAKNYLGQAKALGYSIKETNPEVDFHILLADEIDGHDLQASDFTLVEAKTLGIKKFHEMAFKYNVVEYSTSIKPFYLDHLFKNYEYDKILYLDPDMVVYDNLDYLYEQLDTYDAILTPHIIKPYVEYEGATSEEELLFVGIYNLGFFGVRRGEVGNTIIQWWKAKLTDQCFADKADALHVDQRWMDFLPSLYGSNVGILRHPGVNTAFWNMHEREFTDVDGKYFVDGQPLLVYHFSGLVPEEYHKLCRKQTKYSLDNKPEYTRLFKEYVDLMNEKCGLQAHKDMHYTYSSYKNGVYIVPYQRRLYRGILNQKSHNFANPFEIGKNSFYELLDNNKLLIIDDNAKYAKLQKSFPNYKAMFEKANKGLKVLKKLIGIKRYYMIMRYLGVQSRFEEQMFLFEKNG
- a CDS encoding glycosyltransferase family 1 protein; the encoded protein is MVKIGIDGRVFNKPLTGVGKYVTQLLNRINEVAKYETTFYIYNNNKDIDLSECRFKHVLRVDERGFAQKMKPVVWLKFFSKSCINADELDYFIGGAGFLPHLSSNIKTIVVVHDFNHIIVPATMTFTQKIAHQLFYKSDVKKADYVIVNSQGTFDKTIKYFKKTPDIIVNPAVDSVYKKLDIELVTGRLKELTISKPYLLAVATLEPRKNLGNLVRAFIKLRSENYLKEHKLVLVGKFGWKNEEIRHLINQNKDIIQHLGYLSNKDLAVLYNGASLFVFPSVYEGYGMPVAEALACRTQSITTNISELVEASKGQASYIGNVSDINSICKAILNAFDSPPKQIIMTGINEDSNADFCNVVSSWFNLI